One segment of Niabella beijingensis DNA contains the following:
- a CDS encoding GrpB family protein: MKITIEPHNPEWRIHFEAIKKELAALTGPIHPEIEHIGSTSVEGLAAKPIIDILVGLKNEADLSSTPQLLMAREYIYFEKYNTAMPYRRFFVKLKTSPKSLSLPVYIRPEDPIPDALNEQPPRLAHIHALPLHSEHWTRHIAFRDYLRAHPIIRVAYQQLKEALSLREWKDGIEYNEAKDAFIKTEERNAVNWYLQQHNNNPA; the protein is encoded by the coding sequence ATGAAGATTACTATTGAACCCCATAACCCGGAATGGAGAATACATTTCGAAGCTATAAAGAAAGAACTGGCAGCACTCACCGGACCGATACATCCCGAAATTGAGCACATCGGAAGTACCTCCGTGGAAGGACTGGCGGCCAAACCCATTATCGATATCCTCGTGGGCTTAAAGAACGAAGCCGATCTCAGCAGCACCCCGCAACTACTGATGGCCAGGGAATATATCTACTTTGAAAAATACAATACAGCAATGCCCTATCGCCGCTTTTTTGTAAAACTTAAAACAAGCCCCAAAAGCCTGTCGCTTCCCGTTTACATCAGACCGGAAGATCCCATTCCTGATGCGTTGAACGAACAACCGCCCCGGCTGGCGCATATCCATGCACTGCCACTTCACTCCGAACACTGGACGCGCCATATCGCTTTCAGGGATTATCTCCGCGCACATCCTATTATACGGGTCGCCTATCAGCAGTTAAAAGAAGCACTGAGTCTGCGCGAATGGAAGGATGGTATTGAATACAATGAAGCAAAAGACGCTTTCATAAAAACAGAAGAACGCAATGCAGTGAACTGGTACCTGCAGCAGCACAACAATAACCCGGCATAA
- a CDS encoding cytidine deaminase family protein: MDTTILKQMARLITNEKQLNEFITYGGVGAALETIDGNIYTGISIDTACSMGFCAEHSAIAEMLKHGEHKIKALVAVDSEGHAVPPCGRCRELISQLSSTNLQTIIEVQDGVQVLLSEILPYDWKKSLSDQW, translated from the coding sequence ATGGACACAACAATCCTGAAACAAATGGCCCGACTTATTACCAATGAAAAACAACTCAATGAATTTATCACCTACGGAGGCGTAGGCGCCGCACTGGAAACGATCGACGGAAACATCTACACCGGCATCAGCATCGACACCGCCTGCTCTATGGGCTTTTGCGCAGAACACAGCGCCATTGCAGAAATGCTGAAACATGGCGAGCATAAGATCAAAGCTCTGGTTGCAGTAGACAGCGAAGGTCATGCCGTGCCGCCCTGCGGCCGGTGCAGGGAACTGATCAGCCAGCTGTCCAGCACTAATTTACAAACCATCATCGAAGTACAGGATGGCGTGCAGGTACTACTTTCCGAAATACTCCCCTACGATTGGAAAAAATCCCTGAGTGACCAATGGTAA
- a CDS encoding SgcJ/EcaC family oxidoreductase, whose translation MTDEQIIRTKLEKIKGMFQHPTLGLFEDLFTEDCDYITFNGQHLKGIEENFDAHVHLSNLKLFRGAVLESDLLQIKFVNPDTAIVIATGGIRFRWQKQLPQSRRSINTNVFIRQQNGDWKIASFQNSRIRKPGWLQRLLSK comes from the coding sequence ATGACAGACGAACAGATCATCAGGACCAAACTGGAAAAGATAAAAGGAATGTTTCAACACCCTACCCTCGGGTTATTCGAAGATCTTTTTACGGAAGATTGCGATTACATCACCTTCAACGGGCAACATCTTAAAGGCATTGAAGAAAATTTCGACGCGCATGTTCATCTTTCAAACCTGAAGCTCTTCCGCGGAGCTGTATTAGAATCCGACCTGCTGCAGATCAAGTTCGTGAACCCGGATACGGCCATTGTGATCGCCACCGGGGGTATCCGGTTCCGCTGGCAGAAGCAACTGCCGCAAAGCAGGAGGTCGATCAATACCAATGTATTCATCCGTCAGCAAAACGGCGACTGGAAAATTGCTTCATTCCAGAACAGCCGGATCCGGAAACCCGGTTGGCTGCAACGGTTATTGTCAAAATAA
- a CDS encoding SRPBCC family protein: MEKRIIEKSVLIDAGSDRIWETLTLPELMLQWMGEPEMELQVIIQWNAGQPLIIKGVHHVPFENTGKVLAVEPGRRLQYSQISSLSRLEDKDSNYSVFEFILTPEIPRTKLSLSIKGFPTETIYKHLAFYWNTTLYKIKQVAENGTR, encoded by the coding sequence ATGGAAAAGCGGATCATAGAAAAAAGTGTACTCATTGATGCCGGAAGCGACAGGATCTGGGAAACGCTTACGCTGCCGGAATTGATGCTGCAATGGATGGGTGAGCCGGAAATGGAACTGCAGGTGATCATCCAATGGAACGCGGGGCAACCGCTGATCATAAAGGGCGTTCATCATGTCCCGTTTGAAAACACCGGGAAGGTGCTGGCTGTGGAACCCGGACGGCGTCTTCAATACAGCCAGATCAGTTCGTTATCGCGGCTGGAGGATAAAGACAGCAACTATTCTGTGTTTGAGTTTATATTAACACCCGAAATACCCCGGACAAAGCTATCACTTAGTATAAAAGGTTTTCCTACTGAAACGATTTACAAACACCTGGCCTTTTACTGGAATACGACCTTGTATAAAATAAAACAGGTGGCCGAAAACGGAACCCGGTAA
- a CDS encoding HD domain-containing protein, producing MKNVLSGLYLWCMEQLIQQIEFIKEIDKLKYILRRTKLLHSDRRENDAEHSWHLALMAIVLAEHANEPVDLLKVLKMVLIHDIVEIDAGDVFIYDTKKNHTNTGEELKAARRIFGMLPEPQGDELIAVWEEFEAGHTPEAKFARALDRLEPLLQNTSNNGGTWKEFDVRYDQVVAKKKAIARGSDRIWAFAEDLLKQNLEKGILKK from the coding sequence ATGAAGAATGTACTGTCGGGTTTGTACCTTTGGTGTATGGAACAGCTGATACAACAAATTGAATTTATTAAAGAGATCGATAAACTGAAGTATATCCTTCGTCGCACGAAACTGCTTCACAGCGACCGGCGGGAGAATGATGCCGAACACAGCTGGCATTTAGCCCTGATGGCGATTGTACTTGCGGAGCATGCCAATGAGCCGGTGGACCTGCTGAAGGTGTTGAAGATGGTACTGATCCATGATATTGTTGAGATCGACGCCGGTGATGTATTCATCTATGATACAAAAAAGAATCATACCAATACCGGGGAGGAATTAAAAGCGGCCCGCAGGATTTTTGGAATGCTGCCGGAACCGCAGGGAGACGAACTGATCGCTGTCTGGGAGGAGTTTGAAGCCGGACACACACCGGAGGCAAAATTTGCAAGGGCACTCGACCGCCTGGAACCCTTGTTGCAGAATACATCAAACAATGGTGGCACCTGGAAGGAATTTGATGTACGCTACGACCAGGTGGTGGCTAAAAAGAAAGCGATCGCCCGGGGCTCCGATCGTATCTGGGCATTTGCAGAAGACCTGCTGAAACAAAATCTTGAAAAAGGAATTTTAAAAAAATAA
- a CDS encoding NADPH-dependent FMN reductase — protein MHTKKTILAIIGSASAASSCEKLAARFAEQLSEAAEVVRYNTLKVLPHFDPDLAVTAPPEEVVRLRNYIADAAGVLICTPEYVFSIPSGLKNAIEWCVATTVFSEKPVGLITAAASGIKGHEELQLILQTVGASFTEATTLLIQGVKGKINQEGQITDTQTAEAFARFVSAFKEQAGL, from the coding sequence ATGCATACAAAAAAAACGATCCTGGCGATCATCGGCAGTGCCAGCGCAGCCTCCAGCTGTGAAAAGCTGGCGGCCCGTTTTGCAGAACAGCTCTCCGAAGCTGCCGAAGTTGTTCGGTACAATACATTAAAAGTATTGCCTCATTTTGACCCGGACCTGGCTGTTACAGCACCGCCGGAGGAAGTGGTGCGGCTGCGCAACTACATCGCTGATGCGGCAGGGGTGCTGATCTGCACACCCGAATATGTTTTCAGTATTCCCAGCGGATTGAAAAATGCGATCGAATGGTGCGTGGCGACAACGGTCTTTTCGGAAAAACCTGTCGGACTGATCACAGCAGCCGCAAGCGGTATAAAAGGGCATGAAGAACTACAGCTGATCCTGCAGACTGTCGGCGCCTCGTTCACCGAAGCCACCACCTTACTGATACAGGGCGTAAAAGGTAAGATCAACCAGGAGGGGCAAATAACGGATACACAAACAGCGGAAGCCTTTGCCCGGTTTGTAAGTGCCTTTAAAGAACAGGCTGGTTTGTAA
- a CDS encoding YeeE/YedE family protein: MLELIKQPWPWYVAGPVIGLTVPALLLLGNKPFGISSSLRHICAACIPANIPFFRYNWKKEVWNLFFVFGIFLGGMVAAQWLTAPGPVKIAPQLAASLAAQQVTDFNHLVPRDLFNWPALVTPRGFLLMIAGGFLVGFGTRYAGGCTSGHSIMGLSNLQWPSLVATICFMLGGFLAANLLLPWILSL, encoded by the coding sequence ATGTTAGAACTCATCAAGCAACCCTGGCCCTGGTATGTGGCAGGGCCGGTCATCGGGCTTACGGTACCGGCGCTTTTACTACTGGGCAATAAGCCTTTTGGCATCAGCTCCTCCTTAAGACATATTTGTGCGGCCTGCATCCCGGCCAACATTCCTTTTTTCCGGTACAACTGGAAAAAGGAAGTGTGGAATTTATTTTTTGTTTTTGGTATTTTCCTGGGCGGCATGGTAGCTGCACAATGGCTTACAGCACCTGGGCCGGTAAAAATAGCACCACAGCTGGCGGCCTCACTGGCGGCGCAACAGGTTACGGATTTTAACCATCTCGTACCTCGTGACCTGTTTAACTGGCCCGCATTGGTCACGCCAAGAGGATTCCTGTTAATGATAGCAGGCGGATTCCTGGTAGGGTTCGGAACACGGTATGCCGGGGGCTGTACCAGCGGGCATTCCATTATGGGGTTATCAAACCTGCAATGGCCTTCCCTGGTAGCTACCATTTGTTTTATGCTGGGGGGCTTTCTGGCGGCCAACCTGCTCCTTCCCTGGATCCTTTCGTTATAA
- a CDS encoding DUF6691 family protein, which yields MQSDQQHTAATGSDEFSVTTTGSSFPKWRANIRFLIAGIVFGIVFTKAEVISWFRIQEMFRLQSFHMYGVIGSAVVVGIVSILLLKKFNIKTIDGEKIGIPDKKFNKGQIFGGLIFGIGWAFTGACPGPLFAQIGTGATVVIVTLLSAIAGTWVYGRFREKLPH from the coding sequence ATGCAATCAGATCAGCAACATACAGCAGCAACGGGCAGCGATGAGTTTTCCGTTACAACCACCGGATCGTCCTTCCCGAAATGGCGGGCCAATATCCGGTTTCTTATTGCCGGCATTGTGTTCGGTATCGTTTTTACAAAGGCCGAGGTCATCAGCTGGTTCCGTATACAGGAAATGTTCCGCCTGCAATCCTTCCATATGTACGGGGTAATCGGCAGTGCCGTGGTGGTAGGTATTGTTTCTATCCTGCTGCTAAAAAAATTCAATATCAAAACCATCGACGGGGAAAAGATCGGGATCCCGGATAAGAAATTCAATAAAGGACAGATCTTTGGCGGACTGATCTTTGGCATCGGGTGGGCCTTTACGGGTGCCTGTCCCGGCCCGCTGTTCGCCCAGATCGGAACAGGCGCTACCGTAGTGATCGTTACTTTACTGAGTGCCATTGCCGGAACCTGGGTCTATGGCCGGTTTCGCGAAAAGCTGCCGCATTAA
- a CDS encoding isochorismatase family cysteine hydrolase: MHSPGATAIVIIDAQKDFADPAFAYGKRHPVQEDIAAVAERLNILAHQKISVPLLAVRSDYFPHQFGENLSVCIPGTGGHQSILPSNNGIIEFAKKEHSCFSSGGFAEYLEQQQLKHLLLCGFLTEYCVKETALDALSKGYQVTLCPELIGSADDKQAIKKGTFALLKASGAFIECPGDLYGIPLHF; encoded by the coding sequence ATGCATTCACCAGGTGCAACGGCTATTGTGATCATTGATGCGCAAAAGGATTTTGCCGATCCTGCTTTTGCCTATGGGAAACGACATCCTGTACAGGAAGATATCGCAGCTGTTGCGGAACGCCTTAATATACTGGCCCATCAAAAGATATCCGTACCCCTGCTTGCTGTCCGGTCTGATTATTTCCCTCACCAGTTCGGGGAAAATCTGTCGGTATGTATACCGGGCACCGGAGGACATCAAAGCATCCTGCCTTCGAACAACGGTATCATTGAATTTGCTAAAAAAGAGCACAGTTGTTTTTCATCAGGAGGATTTGCTGAATATCTGGAGCAGCAACAGCTCAAACACCTGCTGCTCTGTGGTTTCCTCACTGAATACTGTGTAAAGGAAACGGCACTGGACGCACTTTCAAAGGGATACCAGGTAACGCTGTGCCCGGAACTGATAGGCTCGGCAGATGATAAGCAGGCAATAAAAAAAGGGACCTTTGCCCTGCTAAAAGCCAGTGGTGCGTTTATTGAATGCCCCGGTGATTTATATGGTATACCGCTGCACTTTTAG
- a CDS encoding FGGY-family carbohydrate kinase, producing MSAIPGIAVFDIGKTNKKFFFFDEQYQIVEEEVQGFHETRDEDGFPCDDIARISEWVKNKLTEKGADPSIDIKAVNFSTYGASFVHLDAAGKPVAPLYNYLKPFPEDLADLFYYRYGGREQFATDTASPVLGNLNSGLQLYRIKEQLPHLFSEIHTSLHLPQYLGFLVHGKLLSDITSIGCHTALWDFSKNNYHRWVAEEGLSDLLAPLFPSDATIETMLNGRPLKCGVGLHDSSAAFIPYMQIVQEPFVLLSTGTWSISMNPFNHTPLTTKELQQDCLSYLTYKGTPLKSSRLFAGNEHEEAVKRLAASYHINTAYFHDIPFQPELVEEGEPERIREDFDFSGEADVDKTYHDLVQHLVRKQKRSTQLVLEGSEVKRLYVDGGFARNTIFMNLIARAFPQLEVYAASVSQATAAGAALAIHAAWNTTPHVTQLLKVQRYTI from the coding sequence ATGAGCGCCATACCGGGAATAGCGGTTTTTGACATCGGTAAAACAAATAAAAAATTCTTTTTTTTCGATGAGCAGTACCAGATTGTGGAGGAGGAAGTACAGGGCTTTCATGAAACAAGGGACGAGGACGGCTTTCCCTGTGATGATATTGCGCGCATCAGTGAATGGGTAAAAAATAAACTGACAGAAAAAGGGGCCGATCCATCCATCGATATAAAGGCAGTGAATTTTTCAACCTACGGTGCCAGCTTTGTGCATCTTGATGCTGCCGGCAAACCCGTAGCTCCCTTATATAATTATTTAAAACCCTTCCCGGAAGACCTGGCCGATCTTTTTTACTACCGGTACGGCGGGAGGGAACAATTTGCTACTGATACCGCTTCGCCTGTTTTAGGCAACCTCAATTCCGGACTGCAACTGTACCGGATCAAAGAGCAGCTGCCCCATTTATTCAGTGAGATCCATACCTCACTGCACCTGCCCCAGTATCTGGGCTTCCTGGTACATGGAAAATTGTTATCGGATATTACCAGCATCGGCTGTCATACGGCACTCTGGGATTTTAGTAAGAACAATTATCACCGCTGGGTAGCGGAAGAAGGCCTCAGCGATCTGCTGGCTCCTTTATTTCCTTCCGATGCCACGATCGAAACGATGCTAAACGGCCGGCCGCTGAAATGCGGTGTGGGACTGCACGACAGCTCGGCTGCCTTTATTCCCTACATGCAGATCGTACAAGAACCTTTTGTTCTGTTGTCTACCGGCACCTGGAGCATTTCGATGAACCCGTTCAACCATACGCCGCTTACCACAAAAGAGCTGCAGCAGGACTGTCTGTCTTATCTTACGTACAAGGGCACACCGCTTAAGTCCTCGCGGTTATTTGCAGGGAATGAACATGAAGAGGCTGTAAAACGACTGGCTGCATCCTATCATATAAACACGGCGTATTTTCATGATATTCCTTTTCAGCCGGAGCTGGTGGAAGAGGGGGAACCGGAACGGATCCGTGAAGATTTTGATTTTTCCGGTGAAGCTGACGTGGACAAGACCTATCATGACCTGGTACAGCACCTGGTGCGAAAACAAAAACGATCGACACAGCTGGTGCTGGAAGGATCGGAAGTAAAACGGTTATATGTGGACGGCGGCTTTGCCCGCAATACTATTTTTATGAACCTCATTGCCCGGGCCTTTCCACAGCTGGAGGTATATGCGGCTTCTGTATCGCAGGCTACTGCTGCAGGGGCGGCACTGGCCATCCATGCGGCCTGGAATACAACACCACATGTAACACAGCTGCTAAAAGTGCAGCGGTATACCATATAA
- a CDS encoding L-rhamnose isomerase: protein MLLKKTQLEAHNDALLTRHQRNFEFISGNIPDAEAIIKKLTDFQVGIPSWALGNGGTRFGRFAGRGEPTTLEQKMEDVGLLHQLNRSSGAISLHIPWDIPKDAAALKQLAVQLGLKFDAMNSNTFQDQPGQAHSYKYGSLQHVDKAVRKQSIDHNIEVIQYGKELGSEALTIWLADGSCFPGQLNFRKAFNNTLESLSAIYEALPENWKVFVEYKAFEPNFYSTTVGDWGQSFLFASKLGDKAYTLVDLGHHLPNANIEQIVALLLNEKKLGGFHFNDSKYGDDDLTVGSIKPYQLFLIFRELVDGMDARNMNHATDLGWMIDASHNVKDPLEDLLQSVEAIQIAYAQALLVDPVKLGTAQEQNDVALAQEILQEAYRTDVRPILAEARLRAGAALDPIGLFRQLKVREELVKERGERTVATGL from the coding sequence ATGTTACTGAAAAAAACGCAATTAGAAGCGCATAACGATGCCTTGTTGACCCGGCACCAGCGGAATTTTGAATTTATATCCGGCAATATTCCGGATGCAGAAGCGATTATAAAAAAGCTTACCGACTTCCAGGTGGGGATTCCTTCCTGGGCGCTTGGGAACGGCGGTACCCGCTTCGGCCGGTTTGCCGGAAGAGGAGAACCCACCACGCTGGAACAGAAAATGGAAGATGTGGGATTACTGCACCAGCTGAACCGTTCCAGCGGGGCTATCTCCCTGCACATTCCCTGGGATATTCCCAAAGATGCGGCGGCATTAAAACAACTGGCTGTACAGCTGGGACTGAAGTTTGATGCGATGAACTCCAATACCTTCCAGGATCAGCCGGGGCAGGCACACAGTTATAAATACGGATCGCTGCAGCATGTGGATAAAGCGGTACGCAAACAGTCGATCGATCATAATATTGAAGTGATCCAATATGGAAAAGAGCTGGGGTCTGAGGCGCTCACCATCTGGCTGGCGGACGGTTCCTGTTTTCCCGGTCAGCTGAATTTCCGTAAAGCGTTTAATAATACATTGGAGAGCCTGAGTGCTATCTATGAAGCATTGCCGGAGAACTGGAAAGTATTTGTGGAATACAAGGCATTTGAACCCAACTTCTATTCCACTACAGTGGGCGACTGGGGGCAATCCTTCCTGTTTGCCAGCAAACTGGGGGATAAGGCGTATACACTGGTGGATCTCGGGCATCACCTGCCCAATGCCAATATCGAACAGATCGTGGCATTGCTGCTGAACGAAAAAAAATTAGGCGGTTTTCATTTTAACGACAGCAAATACGGCGATGATGATCTTACCGTAGGCAGCATTAAACCTTACCAGTTATTCCTTATCTTCAGGGAGCTGGTAGACGGGATGGATGCGCGAAACATGAATCATGCAACGGACCTGGGCTGGATGATCGACGCCAGTCATAATGTAAAAGATCCGCTGGAAGATCTGCTTCAAAGTGTGGAAGCCATTCAAATAGCTTATGCGCAGGCGCTGCTGGTGGATCCGGTAAAACTAGGCACTGCGCAGGAGCAGAATGATGTGGCACTGGCACAGGAAATCTTACAGGAGGCCTACCGCACGGATGTGCGTCCGATACTGGCAGAAGCCAGACTAAGGGCCGGTGCTGCGCTGGATCCCATCGGGCTGTTCCGGCAACTGAAAGTGCGGGAGGAACTGGTGAAAGAACGCGGAGAGCGCACCGTAGCAACGGGACTGTAG
- a CDS encoding bifunctional aldolase/short-chain dehydrogenase: protein MSVEAKVFKHVSYLWDDATAAQLAGDEVALLIYRSNLLGADLRLTNYGGGNTSCKVMAKDPLTNAEKEVMYVKGSGGDLGTLKKSGLAALYVDRLRSLKAIYRGIEHEDEMVELFNHCIYDLASKAPSIDTPLHGFLPFKHIDHLHPDAAIAIAAAKDGKKITEELFGGTIGWVPWQKPGFDLGLQLKQCLDENPGIRGIMLGSHGLFTWGDTAYESYINTLEVIEKCADYIEQHIGKERPVFGGEKVTALPKEERLKKAAALAPVLRGFCSSYTRMVGHFTDDERVLQFINSNDLDRLAPLGTSCPDHFLRTKISPLVLNLEPGENLDAVAAVKEKIAPLFEAYRKMYADYYNTCKHPDSPAMRDPNPVVIIYPGVGMFTFSKDKQTARVAAEFYTNAINVMRGAEAISEYTSLPRQEAFNIEYWLLEEAKLQRMPKPRPLSGRIALVTGSGGGIGKAIARKFAQEGACVIINDINQERIDETTTEFQKEFGKDAAASVVLDVTSNDSIESAIHQAVLAFGGLDIVVNNAGISISKSITDHTIEEWDRLYDILVKGQFLVSKYGVAVMRKQEMGGDIINIVSKNSIVSGPNNAGYGSAKAAQAHLSRLLAAELGADKIRVNSVNPDAVIANSNIWAGGWAEGRAKAYGITVEELPAYYAKRTLMNEVILPEDIANACFIFVSGLLNKSTGNVLNVDGGVATAFVR from the coding sequence ATGAGCGTAGAAGCTAAAGTATTTAAACATGTGAGTTATTTATGGGATGACGCAACAGCAGCACAGCTTGCGGGCGACGAGGTGGCATTGCTGATCTACCGGTCGAACCTGTTGGGAGCCGATCTCCGGCTGACCAATTACGGGGGCGGGAACACTTCCTGCAAGGTAATGGCAAAGGACCCGCTTACCAATGCCGAAAAAGAAGTGATGTATGTAAAGGGCAGCGGGGGCGACCTGGGCACGCTGAAAAAAAGCGGGCTGGCAGCGCTTTACGTAGACCGCCTGAGAAGCCTGAAGGCCATTTACAGAGGTATCGAGCACGAGGATGAGATGGTAGAGCTGTTCAATCATTGCATCTATGACCTGGCTTCCAAAGCTCCGTCCATTGATACGCCGCTGCACGGCTTTCTGCCGTTCAAACATATCGATCACCTGCACCCGGATGCAGCCATTGCTATTGCAGCGGCCAAAGACGGAAAAAAAATCACCGAAGAACTGTTCGGTGGCACCATCGGCTGGGTACCCTGGCAAAAACCGGGCTTTGACCTGGGACTGCAATTAAAGCAATGCCTGGATGAAAACCCCGGTATCCGCGGCATCATGCTGGGTTCGCATGGTCTTTTCACCTGGGGCGATACAGCGTATGAAAGTTATATTAATACCCTGGAGGTCATCGAAAAATGTGCAGACTATATTGAGCAGCATATTGGTAAAGAGCGTCCCGTTTTTGGCGGTGAAAAAGTAACGGCATTGCCCAAGGAAGAACGGTTAAAAAAAGCAGCAGCGCTGGCACCGGTACTAAGAGGATTCTGCTCTTCATATACCCGGATGGTAGGGCATTTTACCGATGATGAGCGGGTTTTGCAGTTCATCAATTCCAACGACCTGGACCGCCTGGCACCGCTGGGCACTTCCTGCCCCGACCACTTCCTGCGTACCAAGATCAGCCCGTTGGTGCTGAACCTGGAACCAGGGGAGAACCTGGATGCTGTTGCTGCCGTTAAAGAAAAGATCGCGCCGTTGTTTGAAGCTTACCGGAAGATGTATGCCGATTATTATAACACCTGCAAACATCCGGACAGTCCGGCCATGCGGGATCCCAATCCGGTGGTGATCATTTACCCGGGAGTAGGGATGTTTACTTTTTCAAAGGACAAGCAGACGGCACGCGTGGCCGCAGAGTTCTACACCAATGCGATCAATGTAATGCGCGGGGCGGAAGCCATTTCCGAATATACCTCATTGCCCCGCCAGGAAGCATTCAATATTGAATACTGGCTGCTGGAAGAAGCCAAGCTGCAACGCATGCCCAAACCCAGGCCCCTCAGCGGCCGTATTGCCCTGGTTACGGGTAGTGGCGGCGGTATCGGCAAAGCCATAGCACGCAAGTTTGCCCAGGAAGGCGCCTGTGTGATCATCAATGATATCAACCAGGAGCGGATCGATGAAACAACAACAGAATTTCAGAAAGAATTCGGTAAAGATGCGGCTGCATCCGTGGTACTGGATGTTACCAGTAATGATTCGATCGAATCCGCGATCCATCAGGCCGTACTGGCTTTTGGCGGACTGGATATTGTGGTGAACAATGCCGGCATCAGTATTTCAAAATCCATCACCGATCATACCATCGAGGAATGGGACCGCCTGTATGATATCCTTGTAAAAGGCCAGTTCCTGGTTTCAAAATACGGTGTTGCGGTAATGCGCAAACAGGAGATGGGCGGCGATATCATCAATATCGTTTCCAAGAACTCGATCGTTTCCGGACCCAATAATGCCGGTTACGGTTCTGCAAAGGCAGCACAGGCGCACCTTTCACGGTTGCTGGCAGCAGAGCTGGGCGCTGATAAGATACGTGTAAACTCAGTGAACCCTGATGCGGTGATCGCCAATTCCAATATCTGGGCAGGCGGCTGGGCCGAAGGGCGTGCCAAGGCCTATGGGATCACAGTGGAAGAGCTTCCTGCGTATTATGCAAAACGCACCCTGATGAATGAAGTGATCCTGCCGGAAGACATTGCCAACGCCTGCTTTATCTTTGTAAGCGGCTTGCTGAATAAATCGACCGGTAATGTGCTGAATGTAGATGGTGGTGTGGCCACCGCTTTTGTACGATAA
- the rhaT gene encoding L-rhamnose/proton symporter RhaT has translation MNALLGVIFHFIGGFASGSFYIPYKKVKGWSWESYWLVGGVFSWLIVPPLAAWLTIPDFWEIIRNTGSSTIGYAYLFGILWGIGGLTYGLGVRYLGVSLGSSIILGLCMVFGALIPALYYQLNPAEGKDTIGLLFDTSWGRVVMLGLLVCIVGIIISGRAGVRKEKELAGQEHDHLSGKDEYKFGLGLMVAIVSGVLSACFNFGIEAGKPMADTANALWKAAHPGQGEFLYQNNVSYIVILWGGLTTNLIWCLILNARNKTFGDYTNKKTPLLSNIIFCALAGTTWFLQFFFYGMGESKLGNGPSSWILHMAFIILIANVWGLILKEWKGVSKKTLVTVVMGIIVILISVLLVGYGNSLK, from the coding sequence ATGAACGCGCTATTAGGAGTTATATTTCACTTTATAGGAGGGTTTGCCTCAGGAAGTTTTTACATCCCTTATAAGAAGGTAAAAGGCTGGTCCTGGGAATCGTACTGGCTGGTGGGTGGCGTCTTTTCCTGGCTCATAGTACCGCCATTGGCGGCCTGGCTGACCATCCCTGATTTTTGGGAGATTATCCGGAATACAGGCAGCAGTACTATCGGTTATGCTTACCTGTTTGGAATACTCTGGGGCATCGGCGGATTGACCTACGGATTGGGGGTACGTTACCTGGGTGTATCACTCGGCAGCAGCATCATCCTGGGGTTATGTATGGTATTCGGTGCATTGATCCCGGCGCTTTATTACCAGCTGAATCCCGCTGAAGGAAAAGATACCATCGGTCTGCTGTTTGACACCAGCTGGGGCCGGGTGGTAATGCTGGGGCTGCTGGTCTGTATTGTGGGTATCATCATTTCCGGCAGGGCCGGGGTGCGGAAAGAAAAAGAACTTGCCGGACAGGAGCACGATCACCTGTCGGGTAAGGATGAATATAAGTTCGGGCTGGGGCTGATGGTGGCCATCGTTTCCGGTGTGCTGAGCGCCTGCTTTAATTTTGGGATCGAAGCAGGGAAGCCAATGGCGGATACCGCAAATGCCCTTTGGAAAGCAGCCCATCCCGGTCAGGGCGAATTCCTTTATCAGAATAATGTTTCTTATATAGTAATCCTGTGGGGCGGGCTCACTACCAACCTGATCTGGTGCCTGATATTAAATGCCCGGAATAAGACCTTTGGTGACTATACCAACAAAAAAACACCCCTGCTGTCTAATATTATTTTTTGCGCGCTGGCGGGTACCACCTGGTTCCTTCAGTTCTTCTTCTATGGAATGGGCGAGAGCAAGCTGGGGAACGGTCCGAGCTCCTGGATCCTGCACATGGCCTTTATTATTCTGATCGCAAATGTATGGGGGCTGATACTGAAAGAATGGAAAGGCGTAAGTAAGAAAACATTGGTTACTGTGGTGATGGGCATCATCGTGATCCTGATATCCGTACTCCTGGTCGGATACGGGAATTCATTAAAATAG